From Eubalaena glacialis isolate mEubGla1 chromosome 17, mEubGla1.1.hap2.+ XY, whole genome shotgun sequence, a single genomic window includes:
- the LOC133077072 gene encoding uncharacterized protein LOC133077072, which produces MSGRRSRARKPRARRTGRAQKTTGQQGPEAKPLPPAPRGPRDEAGVAPAGHVTGSKLAPQGHPRVARPEQPQVAKRPEKATALGSELAPVPAADVEGCGAGGLTPGWGPEPLRLREVQLCLAQKQLQLEDRRRRVQLQMQLWPQQLREEQAWVQVEGLELAMALEQLRSEGLEALRTQDRVRPGGGVEVREAPDQPRGRGDPAGHLQVLQGSRRPEPGGCVPRHTCGPAFTSAQ; this is translated from the coding sequence ATGTCTGGCAGACGAAGTCGAGCTCGCAAACCCCGGGCCAGGAGGACGGGCAGGGCACAGAAGACCACGGGCCAGCAGGGCCCTGAGGCCAAGCCGCTGCCCCCTGCCCCAAGGGGCCCTCGGGACGAGGCAGGGGTGGCCCCTGCGGGGCACGTGACTGGCAGCAAGCTGGCTCCCCAGGGACACCCCAGAGTGGCCAGACCAGAGCAGCCACAGGTAGCCAAGAGGCCGGAGAAGGCCACcgctctggggtccgagctggcGCCGGTCCCCGCTGCGGACGTGGAAGGCTGCGGGGCAGGCGGCCTCACGCCGGGCTGGGGCCCCGAGCCGCTGAGGCTCCGCGAGGTCCAGCTGTGCCTGGCCCAGAAGCAGCTGCAGCTGGAGGACCGGCGGCGGCGGGTCCAGCTGCAGATGCAGCTGTGGCCGCAGCAGCTCCGGGAGGAGCAGGCCTGGGTGCAAGTGGAGGGGCTGGAGCTGGCCATGGCCTTGGAGCAACTGCGGAGCGAGGGCCTTGAGGCGCTTCGGACCCAGGACCGGGTAAggcctggagggggtgtggaggtgCGGGAGGCTCCGGACCAGCCCCGGGGGCGTGGTGACCCTGCGGGCCACCTACAGGTCCTGCAGGGCTCCAGGAGGCCGGAGCCCGGTGGATGTGTGCCGCGGCACACCTGTGGGCCCGCTTTCACGTCTGCACAGTGA